GAACACGACCATGACGCTTACATGAATATTTTGACGGAGGAACTTATTCCTTACATTGCCAAGAAAAGACTCGCGGACTTCTGCGACGTCTTCTGCGATAGAGAAGGTTTTACAGCTGAGGATGCAAGAAAGATTCTCGCTGTTGCCCGCGACCAAGGTTTCAAGTTGAAGATGCACACGGGCTCAAGTTCCACAAGCGGCGGGGTCAAACTTGCCGTCGAACTCGGTGCAACATCAGTCGACTGCATCGAAAAAATTTCTTCGGATGAAATCGAACTTCTCTCGCGGAGCGATACCGTCGGGGTGATCTTACCGGCCACGTCCTGCTACCTTCGAGCCAGACCTGCGCCGGCAAGAGAAATGATCGACCAAGATTGTGCAATTGCAATCGCCAGTGATTTCGGTCCATGCACCTCGATGGTCGATAATATGCAGACGACCATGTGGCTGGCGATCTGCTTCAATTCAATGACCGTCGAGGAGGCTCTGAATGCCGCGACAATCAACGCTGCCGCCGCCCTCGGGCTGTCGGACGTATTGGGAAGCATCGAGGTGGGAAAGCAGGCTGATGTCCTTATTGTGGATGCAAAAGACTACGCATATCTTCCGTACCACTTTACTGAGAACAGAATCGAGAAAGTTGTGAAACGAGGGATAGTTCTCGAATTCCCTTAAGTGTAGGAGATAAAATTTATCTGCCTGCTGCTCATCATGCCCGAGATTTCAGCTTACGGCAGGTTCGTCAATTGCAAACTTCTTTTTCAAGGGGTCAATTGAAACGAGCGTCCCAATCGGCAGAGTCAATTTCATAGGCAGGTGGCCGTAAGGGATGTTCGTCACGGATGCTCTTCCATCGGAAAGTAAATCTTTCCTGAATATTTCTTCCAGGGTTCGATGAGGCTTGTCAGGCTCCTCGGGAGCACAATTGGTAAACTGGCCGAGCGCAAAAGCCGAGACGCCTCGCAGGATCCCCGCAAGACGAAGCTGGGTTAACATTCTATCGATCGAATACGGCTCCTCCGAGACCTCCTCAAGGAGAAGCACGCCGCCGAAAAAGTCCGGGACATATTCGGTACCAAGGATCGATGTGATCAGAGATAAATTCCCGCCCAAGAGCCTTCCATGGGATTTCTTTTTCCCATGAAATGAAAGCCGATAATCTTTGTGGCTCTTTACGACGCCGGTTTTTTTATGGCTCGTAATCATTTCGAAGAACCTCTCCTCCGTAAACGAGTCGACTTTTTTGCCGAACCCCACACCAAATTCAACTGCCATCATGGGACCGCTGAATGTTATCATGCCGGTTTTCTTGAAGATGGCAAGCTGCAATGCTGTGATATCAGAATATCCGACAAGGATTTTGGGATTCTTCCGTATCGTTCCATAATCGATCCTGTCGAGTATGCGAGGTGTACCATAGCCGCCGCGCGAGCAGATGATCGCCTTCACGTTTCTATCGGAAAATGCCTGGTTTATGTCTTCAGCTCTTTCTTCGTCAGTGCCCGCGAGGTAGCCTTCTACGTTAAAGACGTTTTTGCTTATAGTTACCCTGTAACCCAATGACTCAAAATACTTCGCTCCACTATGCACCTTTTCCGATTCAAGAGGCGCACTCGCAGGAGAGATTATCGAAATGAGATCACCTTTCTTAAGTCGTGGTGGTTTGATTACGTTCATTCTATCAGCGCCTAAATGAAAATAACCTTGCGAGTGTTGAAAATGCAAATTTTGTTATGAAAAGGATTTTCAGCTTGAAGAATTAGGCCCGCAAAATTATATTATTGCACTAAAAAGACTTTCTTGATCGGACAGGTAGCTCAGTTGGTAGAGCAACGGACTGAAAATCCGTGTGTCGGCGGTTCAATTCCGCCCCTGTCCACCAAATTCGCGGGTTTTAGTCAGGGTGGTTGAGACGTAGTTGACTTTCTGCAGTGCATTATGGCACAAATGACTTTCACGAACCTCTCCTACATTATGCTGTTAGACCATCAGCTTTCTAAGCCGGGGGTTGCATGTTCGAGTCACGCACGGCGCGCCGATTTTGATGGTTCACGAAAGGCTGCGGTATTTTCTGGTTACGCTTTTATTCTTGCGATATTATAAGAGGATACAGAGGGGTCGGCCTTCCGCCAGCGGTTTGTACACGATCACCAACTTATCATTGGTACATAGTATGGGGCGGGTCACAGTGACCAGTCGTTATGAAGCAGAGGATATCCGTTCCAACCATGTTGTTTCCACTTCATTTTGGTTTGCGGCTTTGACGAGTCGATCCCTTCGGTTGAAGTCTTCCGACGGTATTCGTGAGTGAATCAAGCGTTGATGTGACTTTTGCTAATGCGGCTGACATTACATTGATCGATGACATTAATCTCTTGTCGTCAATTGCAATGCTGTCGACCCTTCCAGACAATATCCGGACCTGTTCTGCTAAATCACCAATGTGTGAACCTTGAGTTTCGATGATGCCCATTTTATCCTGAGAAAGGTGAAGTTCAAAACGAAGCTCACTGATCCACTTATCATACTTATCAGGGTACAGTGCGTCATTAAGTAATACTGTATCCGGAGCAAAGTCTTTTTCAAGCCTATCAATATCGGCACTGACCGCTCCACATTCCTGAACAGTTGCGGCCTTCTTGATTGATTCACTTATGTCATTGCACTTTGACTCGAACGATTCTACAATTGAGTAGTCCAATTTGACTTGAGCCGTACCCATGGAAACAAAAGCAAACGTGACACCACAAATAACGCTCAATGCACTCGCGAGATATCTCATTTCGTATTCTCCTTCTTGCCTCCATCTTTTGTAAGCATGATCGGTTTGTCGCGGCCGTCGACTAATTCAATGAAAAGGGTCCTTTGATTAAATCCAGGAGACAAAAGCCCATCTTCTGAAACCGCTATTTTATTTTCGAGTACAAGACAACCCTCAGCCTGTCGGAACACATATACGTTTTTGAACTGTGGCCCGGTAAGGTAATAATACCCTTGTACATCTCGAATGATATCGATCAAACGACCGCTGACATTGACGGAGTCATTTGTTTCTTCATACAGCAGGGGTTTGACATTGAAAGAAATGCGGTAACGATCTTCTTGTATCATACCACCCGCATCGACCTTAAGCTCATTTTCGATGGGCCACGAAAAGTTCGCGGACTCAAGTGTCAGTGAAGAACACCCGGCCGCTAATAATGAAGACAGGCTAGTCACGAATACCACAACATGCCCTTTCAAGTAATTATCCCATATTTGGATCATACTCGTTCCTTTGATTTTGTAGAACAAAAAGCTGTGATCTTGTAAAAGAAATGTAGGCAGTGTTAAAGAAGGATGCAAGTGAAATTGAGAATCGGCCCCAAGATCAGGATGCCTTCCCCTAACAATGAGAAGACAATTGGCTTTTTCATGGTGATCTGCCCCCAATTGATGCACCAATGATAAGCTAGTGATTCTGTGTCGGTGAAAATATTAAATTAACACCGAATCACTTCTTGGGGGAATAGGTCAAAGATAAGAACAAGCATGTAGACTTGTGAAACATCTTATCAGTTTTGATCGTAATGTTGAATGAATAACGTGAAGAGAATCTTGGCTTTTGTGATTACGGCGTTCATGCATTTATCAATGTCGCCTGCAACTGGTCAGATGGCAGCGCCACCGGCCGCAATTTCAACGCAGAGCAAGAATGAAGCAGTGGCCATGCGGGTG
The DNA window shown above is from Candidatus Acidiferrales bacterium and carries:
- the hutI gene encoding imidazolonepropionase, which gives rise to MNLLLKNPELVVTCSGNAKRFKRGSEMNDVGILSGVDIYIEDGTIKKIGKITPDSDCDVLDVSGKILVPGFVDPHTHGIFAGTGEHEFALRAKTTVPLETTFDNSGILETVRKTREASKSYLRTHAERRLDKMLKWGTTTVEIKSGYGLDFKNEIKLLEAIREMEAELIPDIVVTFLGAHVILPEHDHDAYMNILTEELIPYIAKKRLADFCDVFCDREGFTAEDARKILAVARDQGFKLKMHTGSSSTSGGVKLAVELGATSVDCIEKISSDEIELLSRSDTVGVILPATSCYLRARPAPAREMIDQDCAIAIASDFGPCTSMVDNMQTTMWLAICFNSMTVEEALNAATINAAAALGLSDVLGSIEVGKQADVLIVDAKDYAYLPYHFTENRIEKVVKRGIVLEFP
- a CDS encoding LD-carboxypeptidase — protein: MNVIKPPRLKKGDLISIISPASAPLESEKVHSGAKYFESLGYRVTISKNVFNVEGYLAGTDEERAEDINQAFSDRNVKAIICSRGGYGTPRILDRIDYGTIRKNPKILVGYSDITALQLAIFKKTGMITFSGPMMAVEFGVGFGKKVDSFTEERFFEMITSHKKTGVVKSHKDYRLSFHGKKKSHGRLLGGNLSLITSILGTEYVPDFFGGVLLLEEVSEEPYSIDRMLTQLRLAGILRGVSAFALGQFTNCAPEEPDKPHRTLEEIFRKDLLSDGRASVTNIPYGHLPMKLTLPIGTLVSIDPLKKKFAIDEPAVS